The Allorhizobium ampelinum S4 genome has a segment encoding these proteins:
- a CDS encoding VWA domain-containing protein produces the protein MSQAAALDPLTRWRLILGEASDAACSAAGCTMSGDAMAMDAALDWLYGRDDEDGARNISRQGGRGPSALTTPQWINDIHRLFPKETIERLERDAIEHYAIDDIVTNPDVLSRAEPNETLLKAVLRTKHLMSPDILVMARKLVQEVVRQLMEKLSREMAVAFSGVVDRRRHSRFKIASDLDFRRVLKDNLKHYNAESRQLTVERLHFFARNRRHMKQWQVILLVDQSGSMLDSVIHSAVTAACLWGLPGVKTHLVAFDTSVVDLTSDVDDPCELLMKVQLGGGTDIQRAVGYAADLITQPENAIVILISDFYEGASEAMLLQRVAELTAQRTLVLGLAALDSDAEPAYDREMARRLVSAGAEVGAMTPGELAGWLAAKIGR, from the coding sequence ATGAGCCAAGCCGCAGCACTTGACCCGCTCACCCGCTGGCGCCTTATCCTGGGCGAGGCGTCGGACGCTGCCTGCAGCGCTGCCGGCTGCACGATGTCGGGCGATGCCATGGCCATGGATGCAGCTCTCGACTGGCTCTACGGCCGTGATGATGAGGACGGCGCCCGCAATATCAGCCGTCAGGGCGGGCGCGGTCCCTCCGCCCTCACCACGCCGCAATGGATCAACGACATCCATCGGCTGTTTCCCAAGGAAACCATCGAGCGGCTGGAGCGCGATGCGATCGAGCATTATGCCATCGATGACATCGTGACCAATCCCGACGTCCTGTCGCGGGCCGAACCCAACGAGACACTGCTGAAGGCGGTTCTGCGGACCAAGCACCTGATGTCGCCTGACATCCTTGTGATGGCACGCAAGCTGGTGCAGGAGGTCGTGCGCCAGCTGATGGAAAAGCTGTCGCGGGAGATGGCGGTCGCCTTTTCCGGCGTCGTTGATCGGCGGCGCCACAGCCGTTTCAAGATCGCCAGCGATCTCGATTTCCGTCGTGTTCTGAAGGATAATCTCAAACACTACAATGCCGAAAGTCGACAGCTGACCGTAGAGAGGCTGCATTTCTTTGCCCGCAACCGCCGACATATGAAGCAATGGCAGGTGATCCTCTTGGTCGACCAGAGCGGCTCTATGCTCGACTCCGTCATCCATTCCGCCGTGACGGCGGCCTGCCTCTGGGGCTTGCCCGGGGTGAAAACTCACCTCGTCGCCTTCGACACCAGCGTGGTCGACCTGACGAGCGATGTCGATGATCCCTGCGAACTGCTGATGAAGGTACAGCTCGGCGGCGGAACGGATATCCAAAGAGCGGTCGGCTATGCCGCAGATCTGATCACCCAGCCGGAGAATGCGATCGTGATTCTGATCTCGGATTTCTACGAGGGCGCAAGCGAGGCGATGCTGCTGCAAAGAGTGGCCGAACTGACGGCACAGCGCACGCTGGTGCTCGGTTTGGCAGCGCTCGATTCAGACGCCGAGCCGGCCTATGACCGGGAGATGGCGCGTCGTCTGGTCAGCGCCGGCGCCGAAGTAGGCGCCATGACCCCCGGCGAGCTGGCCGGCTGGCTGGCCGCCAAGATCGGACGCTAG